The Deinococcus sonorensis KR-87 genome includes a window with the following:
- a CDS encoding M20/M25/M40 family metallo-hydrolase has product MTHSETDLTAHIEQGKRDLAQLVALESVSAQGRMLPETADAVTRLLEEAGFTVQRFPGEVAPILLAEAGEGERTLLIYNHYDVQPESPLELWDSPPFILTERDGRLYGRGASDDKGELASRLAAIRAVRERHGGQLPLRVKWIIEGEEEIGSPSVAGFVAEHAEALRGDVCWWEFGSVSETGQPVVSLGLKGIVCLELRCTVAQTDLHSSLGAVIDNPLYRLSRAVASLRDDQGRVTIPGFYDTVRPPSAADLEAIRSVPDARPAQQQSAGVRGFLGDADALEYQRRMNFEPALNVNGFHGGYGETGSKTVLPASGFVKLDFRLVPDQDPAQVVHLLREHLAAQGLHDIEVIELETHEQAARSDVADPFVQLALEAAREASGQDVVVHPSSGGSGPMHPFVEHLNVPVVAVGIGNVGGRVHAPNENIRTADFGWGVRFGVAFLERLAQQK; this is encoded by the coding sequence ATGACCCACTCGGAGACCGATCTGACGGCCCACATCGAACAGGGCAAACGTGATCTGGCGCAGTTGGTGGCCCTGGAGTCGGTGAGTGCCCAGGGCCGGATGCTGCCGGAAACCGCCGATGCCGTCACCCGGCTGCTGGAGGAGGCGGGCTTCACGGTGCAGCGCTTTCCCGGTGAGGTGGCGCCGATCCTGCTGGCCGAGGCGGGCGAGGGCGAGCGCACTCTGCTGATTTACAACCACTACGACGTGCAGCCGGAAAGCCCGCTGGAGCTATGGGACAGCCCTCCCTTCATCCTGACCGAGCGCGACGGGCGGCTCTACGGGCGCGGCGCCTCCGACGACAAGGGGGAGCTGGCTTCCCGGCTGGCCGCCATCCGGGCGGTGCGCGAGCGGCACGGCGGCCAGCTGCCGCTGCGCGTCAAGTGGATCATCGAGGGTGAGGAGGAGATCGGGAGCCCGAGCGTGGCGGGCTTCGTGGCCGAGCACGCCGAGGCGCTGCGCGGCGACGTCTGCTGGTGGGAATTCGGCAGCGTCAGCGAGACCGGGCAGCCGGTGGTGTCGCTGGGGCTGAAGGGCATCGTGTGCCTGGAACTGCGCTGCACCGTGGCCCAGACCGACTTGCACAGCAGCCTGGGCGCCGTCATTGACAACCCGCTGTACCGGCTGAGCCGGGCCGTGGCCAGCCTGCGCGACGACCAGGGGCGCGTCACCATCCCTGGCTTCTACGATACAGTGCGCCCGCCGTCCGCCGCCGATCTGGAGGCCATCCGGAGCGTGCCGGATGCCCGGCCGGCCCAGCAGCAGAGCGCCGGCGTGCGCGGCTTTCTGGGCGACGCCGATGCCCTGGAGTACCAGCGCCGCATGAACTTCGAGCCGGCGCTGAACGTGAACGGGTTTCACGGCGGCTACGGGGAGACCGGCAGCAAGACGGTGCTGCCGGCCAGCGGCTTCGTGAAGCTGGACTTCCGGCTGGTGCCGGACCAGGACCCGGCTCAGGTGGTGCACCTGCTGCGTGAGCACCTGGCGGCGCAGGGGCTGCATGACATTGAGGTGATCGAGCTGGAGACCCACGAGCAGGCGGCCCGCAGCGACGTGGCCGACCCCTTTGTGCAGCTGGCGCTGGAGGCCGCCCGCGAGGCGTCCGGGCAGGACGTGGTGGTCCATCCGTCGTCCGGGGGCAGCGGCCCGATGCACCCGTTCGTGGAGCACCTGAACGTGCCGGTGGTGGCGGTGGGCATCGGCAACGTGGGCGGACGGGTCCACGCCCCCAACGAGAACATCCGGACCGCGGACTTCGGCTGGGGCGTGCGCTTCGGCGTGGCGTTCCTGGAGCGGCTGGCGCAGCAGAAATAA
- a CDS encoding class I SAM-dependent methyltransferase: MRVIIGAGEQRWDGWTATQRDELDLTDPASFERYFGAGQADALLCEHVWEHLSVEQGWAAARLCFRFLRPGGRLRVAVPDGLHPDPAYQQVVQVGGPGPADHPAADHQVLYDHRSFVPLFEQAGFRVRRLEWWDEAGVLHTRRWAMQDGPVYRSVPLDHRNARYREGTGPAGFTSLILDALKPE; encoded by the coding sequence ATGCGCGTGATCATCGGAGCCGGAGAGCAGCGCTGGGACGGCTGGACCGCCACCCAGCGAGACGAGCTGGACCTGACCGACCCGGCCAGCTTCGAACGGTACTTCGGCGCGGGGCAGGCAGATGCGCTGCTGTGCGAGCACGTCTGGGAACACCTGAGCGTGGAGCAGGGCTGGGCGGCGGCGCGGCTATGCTTCCGCTTCCTGCGTCCCGGCGGCCGGCTGCGGGTGGCGGTGCCGGATGGCCTGCACCCGGACCCGGCGTACCAGCAGGTGGTGCAGGTGGGTGGACCCGGCCCGGCCGACCACCCGGCGGCCGACCATCAGGTGCTGTACGACCACCGCAGCTTCGTGCCGCTGTTTGAGCAGGCGGGCTTCCGGGTGCGGCGGCTGGAGTGGTGGGACGAGGCGGGCGTGCTGCACACCCGGCGCTGGGCCATGCAGGACGGGCCTGTGTACCGCTCGGTGCCGCTGGACCACCGCAACGCCCGCTACCGCGAAGGCACCGGCCCGGCCGGCTTCACCAGCCTGATCCTGGACGCCCTGAAGCCGGAATAA
- a CDS encoding SpoIID/LytB domain-containing protein, giving the protein MRSFLILLTAGLLAQLAPGTAGATNIRVLVASGKAVSVRVPITPSVAQGAAGYASWTVGALGSHLSLGGQDAGGDTLYLPPVPGSTVDIDGHTYRGGLLLKVVSGVVKAVNVLDLEEYLLGVVPAEMPSSWPTEALKSQAVIARTYAAARINPTSYYDLCATDSCQVYGGVARETASASQAVQATRAQVVSYAGAAARTYFSSDSGGYTASSLEAWGQDQPYLTAKPDPASQGPNSRWTLSVPLSRVAEVAARYGVQVGSVQSLTITQLSASGRVTGINVVGSAGSRLLSGADAGGFVRSLGARSSRVNFSGSDPLVIEGAGSGHGVGLSQYGAAGLARQGWNYLQIMGFYYAGASISSILADTRPGGLLTAGVPFREAQPAPLAERPAAPPVVALDPWVLRSPGL; this is encoded by the coding sequence ATGCGGAGCTTTCTCATCCTCCTGACCGCCGGTCTGCTGGCGCAGCTGGCCCCCGGCACAGCGGGCGCCACCAACATCCGGGTGCTGGTGGCCAGTGGCAAGGCCGTATCGGTGCGTGTGCCCATCACGCCCAGCGTAGCGCAGGGGGCCGCCGGCTATGCCAGCTGGACCGTGGGCGCGCTGGGCAGCCACCTCAGCCTGGGCGGGCAGGATGCCGGCGGCGATACCCTGTATCTGCCGCCGGTCCCGGGCAGCACGGTGGACATTGATGGGCACACCTACCGGGGCGGCCTGCTGCTCAAGGTGGTCAGCGGCGTGGTCAAGGCCGTGAACGTGCTGGACCTGGAGGAGTACCTGCTCGGGGTGGTCCCGGCCGAGATGCCCAGCAGCTGGCCCACCGAGGCGCTCAAATCCCAGGCGGTGATCGCCCGCACGTACGCGGCGGCCCGCATCAACCCCACCTCCTACTACGACCTGTGCGCCACGGACAGCTGTCAGGTGTACGGAGGCGTGGCCCGCGAGACGGCCAGCGCCTCGCAGGCGGTGCAGGCCACCCGGGCGCAGGTGGTGTCGTATGCGGGGGCGGCGGCCCGTACCTACTTCTCCAGCGATTCCGGCGGCTACACCGCCAGCAGCCTGGAAGCCTGGGGGCAGGATCAGCCGTACCTGACCGCCAAGCCGGACCCGGCGTCGCAGGGGCCCAACAGCCGCTGGACCCTCAGCGTTCCGCTGAGCCGGGTGGCGGAGGTGGCGGCCCGGTATGGCGTGCAGGTGGGCAGCGTGCAGTCGCTGACCATCACGCAGCTGAGTGCCTCGGGCCGGGTCACCGGCATCAACGTGGTGGGCAGCGCCGGCAGCCGGCTGCTGTCCGGTGCCGACGCGGGCGGTTTCGTGCGCTCGCTGGGGGCGCGGTCGTCGCGGGTCAATTTCAGCGGCAGCGATCCGCTGGTGATCGAGGGAGCCGGCTCAGGGCACGGGGTGGGGCTGTCGCAGTACGGCGCGGCGGGGCTGGCCCGCCAGGGCTGGAACTACCTGCAGATCATGGGCTTCTACTACGCCGGGGCCAGCATCAGCAGCATCCTGGCAGATACCCGGCCCGGCGGGCTGCTGACGGCGGGCGTGCCGTTCCGCGAGGCACAGCCGGCGCCGCTGGCCGAGCGCCCGGCGGCGCCTCCCGTGGTCGCGCTGGACCCCTGGGTGCTCCGGTCACCGGGCCTGTGA
- the mce gene encoding methylmalonyl-CoA epimerase, which translates to MQTLDHVAIATPDLETGSAPYLALGLHPEGPDELVESQGVQVRAFRLGETLIELLAPVRPDSPIARFLEQRGPGLHHLAFRVPQLEAEVERLEAEGARLLNREPRPGRAGSRVVFLHPKWGQGTLMELVEHPQGEG; encoded by the coding sequence ATGCAGACGCTCGATCACGTCGCCATCGCCACCCCGGACCTGGAGACCGGCAGCGCGCCCTACCTGGCCCTGGGCCTGCACCCGGAGGGGCCGGATGAACTGGTGGAGTCGCAGGGGGTGCAGGTGCGCGCCTTCCGGCTGGGCGAGACCCTGATCGAACTGCTGGCTCCGGTGCGGCCGGACAGCCCGATTGCCCGCTTTCTGGAGCAGCGGGGACCGGGCCTCCACCACCTGGCGTTCCGGGTGCCGCAGCTGGAAGCGGAAGTGGAACGGCTGGAGGCGGAAGGGGCGCGGCTGCTGAACCGCGAGCCGCGCCCGGGCCGGGCCGGCAGCCGGGTGGTGTTTCTGCACCCGAAGTGGGGCCAGGGCACCCTTATGGAGCTGGTGGAGCATCCGCAGGGCGAAGGGTGA
- a CDS encoding adenine deaminase, whose amino-acid sequence MGFTDRLNTAERQRLVRVAQGQEDADLLIRGAQLVNVLTREVYRADVAVADGRIASVGEGYHAAEVLEARGAYLAPGFIDAHIHIESSLLTPARFAEAVLPRGTTTVVAEPHEVVNVLGLAGLHWMLEAGRSSGLRVYASLPSCVPASRFEQGGAILRAPDIREGLQVPGVLGLAEMMNYPGVLSLDPEVWAILAEAEGRRDGHAAGLSGPALQAYAAAGIHSDHEAVTPEEARERLRAGLWLMVREGSAARNLEALLPVLRERPRRAMLVSDDVGVDELLSLGHLDRLMRACVAGGLHPADALALITCNPADYWGLPDLGAVAPGYHADLVLLRDLTGFEVLETLVAGVPAQGGGITPALPGGGVTLGSGWASAHFEVPPGLPVIGVRPDQIVTDHLPAGSGDTLMVVADRYGRGEFSACWARGLQLERGAVALSVMHDAHHVILAGAGPEQVRQAGWALERLGGGAVVVEDGEVLAALPLPYAGLMSDGRPEDVAAQASAITAALQRLGCALPYPITTLSFLGLTVIPSLKLTPQGLLDVNRWELLDAPGEGQLSGLQDA is encoded by the coding sequence ATGGGCTTCACGGACAGGCTGAACACGGCGGAGCGGCAGCGGTTGGTGCGGGTGGCGCAGGGGCAGGAGGACGCGGACCTGCTGATCCGGGGCGCACAGCTGGTGAACGTGCTGACCCGCGAGGTCTACCGGGCCGACGTGGCGGTGGCGGACGGGCGGATCGCGTCGGTGGGGGAGGGCTACCACGCGGCCGAGGTGCTGGAGGCGCGCGGCGCGTATCTGGCGCCCGGCTTCATTGACGCGCACATCCACATCGAGTCCAGCCTGCTGACCCCGGCGCGCTTCGCGGAGGCGGTGCTGCCGCGCGGAACCACCACGGTGGTGGCCGAGCCGCACGAGGTGGTGAACGTGCTGGGACTGGCCGGGCTGCACTGGATGCTGGAAGCGGGCCGCAGCAGTGGCCTGCGCGTCTACGCCAGCCTGCCCAGCTGCGTGCCAGCCAGCCGCTTCGAGCAGGGCGGGGCCATCCTGCGGGCGCCGGACATCCGCGAGGGTCTGCAGGTCCCGGGCGTGCTGGGCCTGGCCGAGATGATGAACTATCCGGGCGTGCTGAGCCTGGACCCGGAGGTCTGGGCGATCCTGGCCGAGGCGGAAGGGCGGCGCGACGGCCACGCGGCAGGCCTGAGCGGCCCCGCCCTGCAGGCCTACGCGGCGGCCGGCATCCACAGTGACCACGAGGCGGTCACGCCAGAGGAGGCGCGTGAGCGACTGCGGGCGGGCCTGTGGCTGATGGTCCGGGAGGGGTCGGCGGCGCGCAACCTGGAGGCCCTGCTGCCGGTGCTGCGCGAGCGGCCGCGCCGCGCCATGCTGGTCAGCGACGACGTGGGCGTGGATGAACTGCTCTCGCTGGGTCACCTGGACCGGCTGATGCGCGCGTGCGTGGCGGGCGGCCTGCACCCGGCCGACGCGCTGGCCCTGATCACCTGCAACCCGGCTGACTACTGGGGCCTGCCGGACCTGGGGGCGGTGGCGCCCGGGTACCACGCCGATCTGGTGCTGCTGCGGGACCTGACCGGCTTCGAGGTGCTGGAGACGCTGGTGGCCGGAGTGCCGGCCCAGGGCGGCGGCATCACGCCAGCGCTGCCGGGTGGGGGCGTCACGCTGGGCAGCGGCTGGGCCAGCGCCCACTTCGAGGTGCCGCCGGGGCTGCCGGTGATCGGGGTGCGTCCGGATCAGATCGTGACTGACCACCTGCCCGCCGGGAGCGGTGACACGCTGATGGTGGTGGCCGACCGCTACGGACGCGGCGAGTTCAGCGCCTGCTGGGCGCGGGGGCTGCAGCTGGAGCGCGGCGCGGTGGCGCTGAGCGTGATGCACGACGCCCACCACGTGATCCTGGCCGGGGCCGGGCCGGAGCAGGTGCGTCAGGCGGGCTGGGCGCTGGAACGGCTGGGCGGCGGCGCGGTGGTGGTGGAGGACGGCGAGGTGCTTGCGGCCCTGCCGCTGCCCTACGCTGGCCTGATGTCCGACGGCCGGCCGGAGGATGTGGCGGCCCAGGCCAGCGCCATCACGGCGGCGCTGCAGCGGCTCGGTTGCGCGCTGCCGTACCCGATCACCACCCTGAGCTTCCTGGGCCTGACGGTCATCCCGAGCCTGAAGCTCACCCCACAGGGCCTGCTGGACGTGAACCGCTGGGAACTGCTGGACGCGCCGGGGGAGGGGCAGCTCAGCGGGCTGCAGGACGCCTGA
- a CDS encoding sulfurtransferase: MTNYAKDVLVSTDWVAEHANDAGIKLIEVDEDILLYDTGHIRGAAKVDWQLDLWDPVEREFISAEQLSALLGRLGVSSSDTIVLYGDKSNWWASYAYWFFTYNGVQNLKIMNGGRQKWSAEGRELTTDATETQPGQPYPGLARNEELRAYRDEVKAHIETVRAGKGALVDVRSPDEFSGKVTHMPNYPQEGVLRGGHIPGARSIPWAKATNEDGTFKSADELKALYEAEGVTSDKNVIAYCRIAERSSHSWFVLRELLGYPSVKNYDGSWTEWGNSVGVPIEKTYSEA, encoded by the coding sequence ATGACCAACTACGCCAAGGATGTACTGGTTTCGACCGACTGGGTCGCGGAGCATGCGAACGATGCGGGCATCAAGCTGATCGAGGTGGACGAGGACATCCTGCTGTACGACACCGGCCATATCCGGGGTGCGGCCAAGGTGGACTGGCAGCTGGACCTGTGGGACCCGGTGGAGCGCGAGTTCATCAGCGCCGAGCAGCTGAGTGCGCTGCTGGGCCGGCTGGGCGTCAGCAGCAGCGACACCATCGTGCTGTACGGGGACAAGAGCAACTGGTGGGCCAGCTATGCCTACTGGTTCTTCACCTACAACGGCGTGCAGAACCTCAAGATCATGAACGGTGGTCGCCAGAAGTGGAGCGCCGAGGGCCGCGAGCTGACCACCGACGCCACCGAAACCCAGCCGGGCCAGCCGTACCCGGGCCTGGCGCGCAACGAGGAACTGCGGGCCTACCGCGACGAGGTCAAGGCGCACATCGAGACGGTGCGGGCCGGCAAGGGCGCGCTGGTGGACGTGCGCAGCCCCGACGAGTTCTCCGGCAAGGTCACCCACATGCCCAACTACCCGCAGGAAGGTGTGCTGCGCGGCGGCCACATCCCCGGTGCCCGCAGCATTCCCTGGGCCAAGGCCACCAACGAGGACGGCACCTTCAAAAGCGCCGACGAACTTAAGGCGCTCTACGAGGCCGAGGGCGTGACCAGCGACAAGAACGTGATCGCGTACTGCCGCATTGCCGAGCGCAGCAGCCACAGCTGGTTCGTGCTGCGCGAACTGCTCGGCTACCCCAGCGTCAAGAACTACGACGGCAGCTGGACCGAGTGGGGCAACAGCGTCGGCGTGCCGATCGAGAAGACCTACAGCGAGGCCTGA
- a CDS encoding MFS transporter, producing the protein MSSAVQGGVFSPERRALTLGIIISVLLIAFESLAVATVLPQVTRELNGLSLYGWSFSAFFVGFMISTVALGAWADRSGPAWPYLTATVAFGAGLLIAGLAGSMPVFILGRAVQGFGGGAVIAVTYLAINRAFPDQLRARVLALMSSAWVLPGLIGPAAASALAAALSWRAVFLALLPLLLLAGLLTLPALLQLPAAGTRVSRARLVAVVLVAGGVVLLLTALQRPLAQALPLGALGAALAVPGVARLYGWGTARLATPLYAGFAVRFLLTFGFFGAEALVPLGLNELRGLTLFQAGLALTAATLGWSTSAFIHSRLDERTGGQYRPLVVGLGGIVIAVSVALTGLLIHSTLPILLVALSWALGGAGMGFVFQAHTLVVLRGSPEGQEGLISGNLQLADMVGSALGAGLGGALVAGLGVSRGSLLHLELAALVLLAVAAVAPKLRAVRSG; encoded by the coding sequence GTGAGCAGCGCGGTGCAGGGCGGCGTGTTCAGTCCGGAACGCCGCGCGCTGACGCTCGGCATCATCATCTCGGTGCTGCTGATCGCCTTCGAGAGCCTGGCGGTGGCGACGGTGCTGCCGCAGGTGACGCGCGAACTCAACGGCCTCAGCCTCTACGGCTGGTCATTCAGCGCCTTTTTCGTGGGCTTCATGATCTCCACCGTGGCGCTGGGCGCCTGGGCCGACCGCAGCGGCCCGGCCTGGCCGTACCTGACGGCCACCGTCGCCTTCGGGGCCGGGCTGCTGATCGCGGGGCTGGCCGGGAGCATGCCGGTGTTCATCCTGGGCCGGGCCGTGCAGGGGTTCGGGGGCGGCGCGGTGATCGCCGTGACCTACCTGGCCATCAACCGCGCCTTTCCCGATCAGCTGCGGGCGCGGGTGCTGGCCCTGATGTCGAGCGCCTGGGTGCTGCCGGGCCTGATCGGTCCGGCCGCCGCGAGCGCGCTGGCCGCCGCGCTGTCGTGGCGGGCAGTGTTTCTGGCCCTGCTGCCGCTGCTGCTGCTGGCCGGCCTGCTGACCCTGCCGGCCCTGCTGCAGCTCCCGGCGGCCGGCACCCGCGTGTCCAGGGCCCGGCTGGTGGCGGTGGTACTGGTGGCGGGCGGCGTGGTGCTGCTGCTGACGGCGCTGCAGCGCCCGCTGGCCCAGGCGCTGCCGCTGGGGGCGCTGGGCGCAGCCCTGGCGGTGCCGGGAGTGGCACGGCTGTACGGCTGGGGAACTGCCCGGCTCGCCACGCCGCTCTATGCAGGTTTTGCGGTGCGCTTTCTGCTGACCTTCGGCTTCTTCGGGGCGGAGGCGCTGGTGCCGCTGGGCCTGAACGAACTGCGCGGCCTAACCCTGTTCCAGGCGGGGCTGGCGCTGACCGCCGCCACCCTCGGCTGGTCCACCAGCGCCTTTATCCATTCCCGGCTGGACGAACGCACCGGCGGACAGTACCGCCCGCTGGTGGTGGGCCTGGGCGGCATTGTGATTGCGGTGAGTGTGGCCCTCACCGGTCTGCTGATCCACAGCACCCTGCCGATCCTGCTGGTGGCGCTCAGCTGGGCGCTGGGCGGAGCCGGCATGGGCTTCGTGTTCCAGGCGCACACGCTGGTGGTGCTGCGCGGCTCTCCGGAGGGCCAGGAGGGGCTCATCAGCGGCAACCTGCAGCTGGCCGACATGGTGGGCAGCGCGCTGGGTGCCGGGCTGGGCGGGGCGCTGGTGGCAGGTCTGGGCGTGAGCCGGGGCAGCCTGCTGCACCTGGAACTGGCCGCCCTCGTGCTGTTGGCGGTGGCCGCGGTGGCCCCAAAGCTGAGGGCCGTCCGGAGCGGCTAA
- a CDS encoding SufE family protein, giving the protein MTEVALPEKLQNIVGMFKSAPKPLRLQALLEYSKKLPALPEKYVEHPEFMQPVPECASPFFLVTEQDAGHVQMYFKVPEEAPTVRGYAGILSEGLQGATPEQILAIPDDFYQNMGLSELITPMRLRGMGAILHRLKNQVRQGEAQA; this is encoded by the coding sequence ATGACCGAGGTTGCGCTGCCCGAGAAACTCCAGAACATCGTGGGGATGTTCAAGTCCGCCCCCAAGCCGCTGCGGCTGCAGGCGCTGCTGGAATACAGCAAGAAGCTGCCGGCCCTGCCGGAGAAGTACGTGGAGCACCCGGAGTTCATGCAGCCGGTGCCCGAGTGCGCCAGCCCCTTCTTTCTGGTGACCGAGCAGGACGCCGGGCACGTTCAGATGTACTTCAAGGTGCCGGAGGAGGCGCCCACCGTGCGCGGGTACGCGGGCATCCTGAGTGAGGGACTGCAGGGCGCCACGCCGGAGCAGATCCTGGCGATTCCCGACGACTTCTACCAGAACATGGGCCTGTCGGAACTGATCACCCCGATGCGGCTGCGCGGCATGGGCGCCATCCTGCACCGGCTGAAGAACCAGGTGCGGCAGGGCGAAGCTCAGGCGTAG
- a CDS encoding antibiotic resistance protein VanZ, with amino-acid sequence MRPLWGLLSLGVLAGLWWLETTGPVLTGWPGWLIHAFVYLLLGLTLARATGSRTAGWVLAAWVGALNEVMRAFLPGHEAGITGWWFALGGSWLGSRGVRRPRRLPQDEPWPPEPA; translated from the coding sequence GTGAGGCCGCTGTGGGGGCTGCTGAGCCTCGGCGTGCTGGCCGGGCTGTGGTGGCTGGAGACGACGGGACCGGTGCTGACCGGGTGGCCCGGCTGGCTGATTCACGCGTTCGTTTACCTGCTGCTGGGGCTGACGCTGGCCCGCGCCACCGGGAGCCGCACCGCCGGATGGGTGCTGGCGGCCTGGGTGGGCGCGCTGAACGAGGTGATGAGGGCGTTTCTGCCGGGCCATGAGGCGGGCATCACCGGCTGGTGGTTCGCGCTGGGCGGCAGCTGGCTGGGCAGCCGGGGGGTGCGCCGGCCTCGGCGTCTGCCCCAGGACGAGCCGTGGCCGCCTGAGCCCGCCTGA
- a CDS encoding helix-turn-helix domain-containing protein codes for MPVVVTLDQVLAERRMTLSELSERVGITLANLSILKTGKARAMRFTTLDALCRALQCQPGDLLTWVDGPEEAEEEGGA; via the coding sequence ATGCCGGTCGTGGTGACGCTCGATCAGGTGCTGGCCGAGCGCCGCATGACCCTCTCGGAGCTCTCGGAGCGGGTGGGCATTACCCTGGCGAACCTGAGCATCCTCAAAACCGGCAAGGCGCGGGCGATGCGCTTCACAACGCTGGACGCGCTGTGCCGCGCCCTGCAATGTCAGCCGGGCGACCTGCTGACCTGGGTGGACGGACCGGAGGAAGCGGAGGAGGAGGGCGGGGCCTGA